The Columba livia isolate bColLiv1 breed racing homer chromosome W, bColLiv1.pat.W.v2, whole genome shotgun sequence genome window below encodes:
- the LOC135577001 gene encoding LOW QUALITY PROTEIN: tumor necrosis factor ligand superfamily member 10-like (The sequence of the model RefSeq protein was modified relative to this genomic sequence to represent the inferred CDS: inserted 1 base in 1 codon; deleted 1 base in 1 codon): MLVSPYKILRGKPYKAPDPNPSVYVKGNQNLYNYVFRLLTAGQQGVNPSLARSAAGGNSAALHGDQPCPAMMLPAAGPSPGQTCGAMLAATVFLQSVCVAVTFLYLTNELKQLRDTYSKSSIACLTREEMGNFIQNLDLIESEDRVADPCWQVKWHLGKVIKXMSKSYKKNISAVNADRVLTLSQTDGQQPRGPTNRIVAHLTGDSKRKNSLSPCIDSSPRRGNEERKNKQTNKQKKKAKTKNKNWESSRKGHSFLYNVEQRNGELVIPQTGFYYIYSQIYFHFRENEKEDSVLTNYPEPILIMKSARTSCWSKKAEYGLYSIYQGGVFQLKREDRIFVSISNRDIADMDKEASFFGAFMIA; this comes from the exons ATGTTAGTAAGCCCATACAAAATTTTGCGTGGCAAACCATATAAAGCACCTGATCCAAATCCAAGTGTGTATGTAAAGGGTAATCAGAATTTATACAATTACGTGTTTCGTTTGCTAACAGCAGGACAGCAGGGGGTGAACCCCAGCTTGGCCCGCTCCGCCGCTGGAGGGAACAGTGCAGCGCTGCATGGGGACCAGCCCTGCCCGGCCATGATGCTGCCCGCGGCCggtcccagccctgggcagaccTGCGGGGCCATGCTGGCCGCCACCGTGTTCCTGCAGTCTGTCTGCGTGGCCGTCACCTTCCTCTACCTCACCAACGAGCTCAAACAGCTCCGGGACACGTACTCCAAGAGCAGCATCGCTTGTCTCACTAGGGAGGAAATGGGAAATTTCATCCAAAACTTGGATCTAATTGAAAGTGAAGACAGAGTGGCTGACCCCTGCTGGCAAGTAAAGTGGCACCTGGGAAAGGTAATTA GGATGTCGAAaagctacaagaaaaacatatcTGCAGTCAATGCTGACAGAGTGCTGACGCTGTCACAGACCGATGGGCAGCAGCCGCGTGGTCCCACCAACAGGATTGTGGCACATCTGACAGGcgacagcaaaaggaagaattCCCTGTCCCCATGCATAGATTCCTCACCCaggagagggaatgaagaaagaaaaaacaaacaaacaaacaaacaaaaaaaaaaagcaaaaacaaaaaacaaaaactgggAATCGTCAAGAAAAGGCCACTCTTTCCTTTACAATGTGGAACAGAGAAATGGCGAGTTAGTGATACCCCAGACAGGCTTTTATTACATCTACtcacaaatttattttcatttccgTGAAAACGAGAAGGAGGACTCAGTTCTGACTAATTACCCAGAGCCCATTTTGATCATGAAAAGTGCAAGAACAAGCTGCTGGTCTAAAAAGGCAGAATATGGACTTTACTCCATCTACCAAGGTGGCGTCTTTCAGCTGAAAAGAGAGGACAGGATTTTCGTCTCCATCAGTAATCGTGACATAGCTGACATGGACAAAGAAGCAAGT TTTTTTGGAGCCTTTATGATTGCTTAA
- the LOC135577107 gene encoding uncharacterized protein LOC135577107 isoform X1, whose protein sequence is MKVPESKVGQILLLKENPIVKIPQAIEDAVIPTVWEADIPGKSKAAKPVKVELKEGAEPVRLRQYPLKLEARLGIVSLIEKFLKYGILEECESEYNTPIFPVKKPDGSYRLVQDLRAINQITKDIHPVVANPYTLLTSVKEKYKWFTVLDLKDAFFCIPLDQESKKLFGFEWENPHNGRKAQLTWTRLPQGFKNSPTIFGNQLAKELEEWTTRGNIGIPRQWYLLLQYVDDILIAAETQELCIQVTIEILNQLEMNGYKVSKNKAQIASTTVIYLGCELSQGQRRLGINRVHAICAISEPRNLHELRSFLGMAGWCRLWIMDYGLIAKPLYEAQKNKTLVWEKPQREAFQKLKQALMQAPALGLPDLSKDFQLFVHERQRLALGVLTQRLGSWKRPVGYFSKQLDPVSAGWPTCLRAVAATVILIQEVRKLTMGKRIEVFVSHMVTTVLEQKGGHWLSPSRMMKYQAILTEQDDVILKTTNLMNPAVFLSAETEEENLEHDCVEVIEYTHASRPDLKDTPLEETDWELFTDGSSFVENGVRYAGYAITTAKIIIEAKSLPPNTSAQKAELIALTRALELSEDKKVNIWTDSKYAFGVVHVHGALWKERGLLSSQGANIKYQKEILNLINAVQKPSLVAIMHCKAHQSGTSKIIEGNRLADQTARSVARRVWMMVGLVSQKVRAIDLLPTPSEAPEYSTEDEKLARLVKAVKDNSGWYVTAKGQIVVPNTVMRGILQAEHQKCHWGAEALVTYLRKQIISVQMLTMAKSITAKCEICLRNNPLVKRKVDMGKTRTGVQPGDCWQIDFVELPKTRGFKYLLVGVCTFSGWPEAFPCRTNQARETVKWLLKEIIPRFGVPLGISSDRGPHFVAQVVKEVSRCLGIKWELHTPWRPQSSGQVEKMNQTLKRQLSKICQEAKIQWPQALPIALLRIRIKPRSGMSVSPYEILYGKPYEAPNPNPSVHV, encoded by the coding sequence ATGAAAGTCCCGGAGtcaaaggtaggacaaattttactattaaaagaaaatccaattGTAAAAATACCGCAGGCAATAGAAGATGCAGTGATTCCCACGGTATGGGAAGCTGATATACCTGggaagtcaaaggcagctaaacctgtgaaagtagagctgaaggaaggtgctgaaCCGGTACGATTAAGACAGTACCCATTGAAATTGGAAGCCAGATTAGGAATAGTATCTTTGATcgagaaatttttgaaatatggaattttagaggaatgtgaatcagaatataatactccaatttttccagtaaagaaacctgacGGTAGCTATCGACTAGTTCAAGACTTACGGGcaataaaccagatcactaaggacatacatccagtagttgcaaatccatataccttgttaacatctgtgaaagagaaatataaatggtttacagtacttgatttaaaagatgccttcttctgcataccccttgaccaggaaagcaaaaagttaTTCGGTTTCGAATGGGAGAATCCACACAATGGGAGAAAGGCCCAATTAACCTGGACACGccttccacaaggatttaagaatagtCCGACAATCTTCGGAAATCAACTAGCCAAGGAACTTGAGGAATGGACTACAAGAGGCAATATCGGAATTCCTcgacaatggtatttgttgTTGCAATATGTGGACGATattctgattgctgctgagaCTCAAGAACTTTGCATTCAGGTAACAATTGAAATATTGAACCAATTGGAAATGAATGGATATAAAGTGtcgaaaaataaagctcagattgcatccaCAACTGTGATCTATTTGGGATGCGAGCTTTCTCAAGGACAGCGAAGACTGGGTATAAACCGTGTACATGCTATCTGTGCGATTTCAGAACCGCGTAACTTACATGAATTGAGATCTTTTCTAGGAATGGCAGGATGGTGCAGGCTCTGGATCATGGACTATGGGCTAATTGCCAAACCTTTGTACGAGGCACAGAAGAATAAGACCTTGGTGTGGGAAAAGCCACAACGGGAAGCTTTCCAAAAGTTGAAACAGGCTTTAATGCAAGCACCTGCTTTGGGCCTACCTGATCTGAGTAAAGACTTTCAGTTATTTGTACATGAACGACAGAGACTTGCTCTAGGGGTATTAACCCAACGGCTGGGATCTTGGAAAAGGCCCGTaggttatttctctaaacaacttgACCCGGTAAGTGCTGGATGGCCGACGTGCTTGCGGGCAGTGGCAGCTACTGTGATATTAATTCAGGAAGTCCGGAAACTGACTATGGGGAAAAGGATCGAAGTGTTTGTATCCCATATGGTGACTACTGTATTGGAACAAAAGgggggccattggctttccccaagtAGGATGATGAAATATCAGGCAATTTTAACAGAGCAGGATGATGTTATCCTAAAGACAACTAACCtaatgaatccagctgtgtttttaagcgcagagactgaagaagaaaatctggaacatgattgtgtggaGGTCATTGAATATACCCACGCAAGTCGACCTGACCTGAAGGATACCCCATTGGAGGAGACAGATTGGGAGCTTTTTACTGACGgcagtagttttgtggaaaaCGGAGTGCGATACGCAGGATACGCGATTACTACTGCCAAAATAATAATTGAAGCTAAATCCCTGccaccaaacacatcagcacagaaagctgagttgaTAGCCCTAACTAGGGCATTAGAACTCAGTGAAGACAAAAAGGTCAATATTTGGACGGACTCAAAATATGCATTCGGGGTTGTTCATGTACatggagctctttggaaagagcgTGGACTGCTCTCCTCCCAAGGAGCAAATATCAAGTACCAAAAGGAAATATTGAACTTGATCAATGCTGTTCAAAAGCCATCACTAGTTGCCatcatgcactgtaaagctcatcagagTGGAACATCgaaaattattgaaggaaatCGACTCGCTGATCAAACAGCCCGATCAGTGGCACGACGAGTCTGGATGATGGTGGGTCTTGTCTCCCAGaaggtaagagcaattgatttattacctaCACCTTCAGAGGCACCTGAATATTCTACGGAAGATGAGAAATTGGCAAGACTAGTAAAAGCTGTCAAGGATAATTCTGGATGGTATGTAACTGCCAAAGGACAAATTGTGGTGCCAAACACAGTTATGAGAGGAATACTTCAGGCAGAGCACCAGAAGTGTcattggggtgcagaagcattggtaacttatctaagaaaacaaattatctcaGTCCAGATGCTAACAATGGCAAAATCCAtcacagctaagtgtgaaatttgcttgagaaataatccTTTAGTTAAAAGGAAAGTAGATATGGGAAAAACTAGGACAGGTGTACAACCAGGGGATTGTTGGCAAATAGATTTTGTGGAACTCCCCAAAACCCGAGGATTCAAGTATCTATTAGTTGGGGTATGTACTTTTTCAGGATGGCCAGAAGCCTTTCCTTGTCGCACCAACCAAGCACgagaaactgtaaaatggttattgaaggaaataattcctagaTTTGGAGTACCATTGGGAATATCATCCGATAGGGGACCACATTTTGTTGCTCAAGTGGTAAAGGAGGTCAGTAGATGtttgggaattaaatgggaattacatACCCCGTGGAGACCACAGTCTAGTGGccaggtggagaaaatgaatcagacGCTAAAGCGACAGCTTAGCAAaatttgtcaggaagcaaaaatccAATGGCCCCAGGCCTTGCCAATAGCGTTATTGCGAATTAGGATTAAACCCAGGAGTGGAATGTCAGTAAGCCCATACGAGATTCTGTATGGCAAACCATATGAAGCACCCAATCCGAACCCAAGTGTACATGTATAA
- the LOC135577107 gene encoding uncharacterized protein LOC135577107 isoform X2 gives MKVPESKESKKLFGFEWENPHNGRKAQLTWTRLPQGFKNSPTIFGNQLAKELEEWTTRGNIGIPRQWYLLLQYVDDILIAAETQELCIQVTIEILNQLEMNGYKVSKNKAQIASTTVIYLGCELSQGQRRLGINRVHAICAISEPRNLHELRSFLGMAGWCRLWIMDYGLIAKPLYEAQKNKTLVWEKPQREAFQKLKQALMQAPALGLPDLSKDFQLFVHERQRLALGVLTQRLGSWKRPVGYFSKQLDPVSAGWPTCLRAVAATVILIQEVRKLTMGKRIEVFVSHMVTTVLEQKGGHWLSPSRMMKYQAILTEQDDVILKTTNLMNPAVFLSAETEEENLEHDCVEVIEYTHASRPDLKDTPLEETDWELFTDGSSFVENGVRYAGYAITTAKIIIEAKSLPPNTSAQKAELIALTRALELSEDKKVNIWTDSKYAFGVVHVHGALWKERGLLSSQGANIKYQKEILNLINAVQKPSLVAIMHCKAHQSGTSKIIEGNRLADQTARSVARRVWMMVGLVSQKVRAIDLLPTPSEAPEYSTEDEKLARLVKAVKDNSGWYVTAKGQIVVPNTVMRGILQAEHQKCHWGAEALVTYLRKQIISVQMLTMAKSITAKCEICLRNNPLVKRKVDMGKTRTGVQPGDCWQIDFVELPKTRGFKYLLVGVCTFSGWPEAFPCRTNQARETVKWLLKEIIPRFGVPLGISSDRGPHFVAQVVKEVSRCLGIKWELHTPWRPQSSGQVEKMNQTLKRQLSKICQEAKIQWPQALPIALLRIRIKPRSGMSVSPYEILYGKPYEAPNPNPSVHV, from the exons ATGAAAGTCCCGGAGtcaaag gaaagcaaaaagttaTTCGGTTTCGAATGGGAGAATCCACACAATGGGAGAAAGGCCCAATTAACCTGGACACGccttccacaaggatttaagaatagtCCGACAATCTTCGGAAATCAACTAGCCAAGGAACTTGAGGAATGGACTACAAGAGGCAATATCGGAATTCCTcgacaatggtatttgttgTTGCAATATGTGGACGATattctgattgctgctgagaCTCAAGAACTTTGCATTCAGGTAACAATTGAAATATTGAACCAATTGGAAATGAATGGATATAAAGTGtcgaaaaataaagctcagattgcatccaCAACTGTGATCTATTTGGGATGCGAGCTTTCTCAAGGACAGCGAAGACTGGGTATAAACCGTGTACATGCTATCTGTGCGATTTCAGAACCGCGTAACTTACATGAATTGAGATCTTTTCTAGGAATGGCAGGATGGTGCAGGCTCTGGATCATGGACTATGGGCTAATTGCCAAACCTTTGTACGAGGCACAGAAGAATAAGACCTTGGTGTGGGAAAAGCCACAACGGGAAGCTTTCCAAAAGTTGAAACAGGCTTTAATGCAAGCACCTGCTTTGGGCCTACCTGATCTGAGTAAAGACTTTCAGTTATTTGTACATGAACGACAGAGACTTGCTCTAGGGGTATTAACCCAACGGCTGGGATCTTGGAAAAGGCCCGTaggttatttctctaaacaacttgACCCGGTAAGTGCTGGATGGCCGACGTGCTTGCGGGCAGTGGCAGCTACTGTGATATTAATTCAGGAAGTCCGGAAACTGACTATGGGGAAAAGGATCGAAGTGTTTGTATCCCATATGGTGACTACTGTATTGGAACAAAAGgggggccattggctttccccaagtAGGATGATGAAATATCAGGCAATTTTAACAGAGCAGGATGATGTTATCCTAAAGACAACTAACCtaatgaatccagctgtgtttttaagcgcagagactgaagaagaaaatctggaacatgattgtgtggaGGTCATTGAATATACCCACGCAAGTCGACCTGACCTGAAGGATACCCCATTGGAGGAGACAGATTGGGAGCTTTTTACTGACGgcagtagttttgtggaaaaCGGAGTGCGATACGCAGGATACGCGATTACTACTGCCAAAATAATAATTGAAGCTAAATCCCTGccaccaaacacatcagcacagaaagctgagttgaTAGCCCTAACTAGGGCATTAGAACTCAGTGAAGACAAAAAGGTCAATATTTGGACGGACTCAAAATATGCATTCGGGGTTGTTCATGTACatggagctctttggaaagagcgTGGACTGCTCTCCTCCCAAGGAGCAAATATCAAGTACCAAAAGGAAATATTGAACTTGATCAATGCTGTTCAAAAGCCATCACTAGTTGCCatcatgcactgtaaagctcatcagagTGGAACATCgaaaattattgaaggaaatCGACTCGCTGATCAAACAGCCCGATCAGTGGCACGACGAGTCTGGATGATGGTGGGTCTTGTCTCCCAGaaggtaagagcaattgatttattacctaCACCTTCAGAGGCACCTGAATATTCTACGGAAGATGAGAAATTGGCAAGACTAGTAAAAGCTGTCAAGGATAATTCTGGATGGTATGTAACTGCCAAAGGACAAATTGTGGTGCCAAACACAGTTATGAGAGGAATACTTCAGGCAGAGCACCAGAAGTGTcattggggtgcagaagcattggtaacttatctaagaaaacaaattatctcaGTCCAGATGCTAACAATGGCAAAATCCAtcacagctaagtgtgaaatttgcttgagaaataatccTTTAGTTAAAAGGAAAGTAGATATGGGAAAAACTAGGACAGGTGTACAACCAGGGGATTGTTGGCAAATAGATTTTGTGGAACTCCCCAAAACCCGAGGATTCAAGTATCTATTAGTTGGGGTATGTACTTTTTCAGGATGGCCAGAAGCCTTTCCTTGTCGCACCAACCAAGCACgagaaactgtaaaatggttattgaaggaaataattcctagaTTTGGAGTACCATTGGGAATATCATCCGATAGGGGACCACATTTTGTTGCTCAAGTGGTAAAGGAGGTCAGTAGATGtttgggaattaaatgggaattacatACCCCGTGGAGACCACAGTCTAGTGGccaggtggagaaaatgaatcagacGCTAAAGCGACAGCTTAGCAAaatttgtcaggaagcaaaaatccAATGGCCCCAGGCCTTGCCAATAGCGTTATTGCGAATTAGGATTAAACCCAGGAGTGGAATGTCAGTAAGCCCATACGAGATTCTGTATGGCAAACCATATGAAGCACCCAATCCGAACCCAAGTGTACATGTATAA